In Pedosphaera parvula Ellin514, the following proteins share a genomic window:
- a CDS encoding immunoglobulin domain-containing protein → MAMTVVCWGVTNSVGATTSSESILSGLDSGAIIAKEPTNRVASVGAPASLSLGVAGHLPISYQLLIDGSNFAEALDTTNLVWTTGGDATWFAQGTNSYDGVAAASSGPISTNQQSTLQTTVTGPGTLSFWWNASESFFNAYVFYVNGIQQASFFGSSGWQQKTIYLGAGSQTLLWKYINAGLSTGQDSGTLDQVAFTPGITLPTFTTSPTNQTLSAGATANFAAEAIGTPPLIYQWQFNGAGITGATNSSFCLTNVQASDAGNYALVVTNAYGKTNSSNVVLTINNSAPVITAQPVSQAMASRGKASFQVLVQGSEPLFYQWLFNGINILGATNPVLSLANLQMGNAGTYQLIISNSYGSVYSSNATLTVGATAVLAWGYNGFGQTNIPVQLTNVTAIAAGGYHNLALTGDGSVIGWGRNLEGQINVPSSLTNAVAICGGEYHSMALRRDGSVCCWGWNQYGQTNTPIGLSNVTQIAAGFEHSLALKKDGTVIAWGYNQFGQTNIPSGLSNVVAIAGGGLHSLALKSDGTVVAWGYNQFSQTNVPPQLSNVVAIAGGENHSLAIQSDGTVVIWGDNQLEQTNVPPGILNAVAIAGGESHSMVLQATGSVVVWKYNYFGQTNIPVVLTNATAIASGLQHCLALVNDGSPSITRQPLNVSAAGGADVTLSTGVTGLGPLSYQWQLNGTNIAGATNPSLSIPNVAVGNQGSYSVVVSNMYGSVTSSNAALTVLPLPSPLLFRTGPQYLQLTSDGFKLQVTGATGPVIIYSSTNLLNWQPVCTNSPTSGTVQYIDSAATNSGLRFYRAVQQ, encoded by the coding sequence ATGGCAATGACAGTTGTTTGCTGGGGAGTTACCAACTCCGTAGGCGCAACGACCAGTTCCGAATCCATTTTAAGTGGCCTTGATTCCGGCGCAATCATCGCGAAGGAGCCAACCAACCGAGTTGCTTCAGTAGGGGCACCGGCCTCGTTGAGTTTGGGAGTGGCTGGACATCTTCCTATTTCTTATCAATTGCTAATTGATGGCAGCAATTTTGCAGAAGCTTTGGATACCACCAATCTGGTTTGGACAACGGGTGGCGACGCGACGTGGTTCGCTCAAGGAACAAACAGTTACGACGGAGTGGCGGCGGCCAGCAGCGGGCCGATCAGCACTAATCAACAATCTACCCTTCAAACGACGGTAACAGGGCCAGGGACTTTGAGTTTTTGGTGGAATGCCTCCGAAAGCTTTTTCAATGCTTATGTCTTTTATGTTAACGGCATACAACAGGCGAGTTTTTTCGGAAGTTCGGGCTGGCAGCAGAAAACCATTTATCTTGGAGCCGGTTCCCAGACGCTGCTTTGGAAATATATAAATGCCGGCCTTTCGACGGGTCAGGACTCCGGCACTCTTGACCAGGTGGCTTTCACGCCCGGAATCACTCTGCCGACCTTCACTACTTCGCCAACCAATCAAACCTTATCCGCAGGTGCAACGGCAAACTTCGCTGCCGAGGCGATTGGCACTCCGCCGCTTATCTACCAATGGCAATTCAATGGGGCCGGTATTACTGGCGCAACCAACTCCAGTTTCTGTCTGACAAATGTGCAAGCATCCGATGCAGGTAATTACGCCCTAGTCGTCACGAATGCATACGGAAAGACGAACAGTTCAAATGTGGTCCTAACCATAAATAATTCAGCACCAGTAATCACAGCACAGCCAGTAAGCCAGGCCATGGCGAGCCGGGGAAAAGCGAGTTTTCAAGTTCTTGTGCAAGGATCAGAACCGCTATTTTATCAATGGTTGTTTAACGGGATAAATATCCTGGGAGCGACGAATCCAGTTTTGAGCCTCGCAAATTTGCAAATGGGAAATGCCGGCACGTATCAACTGATAATTAGCAACAGCTATGGATCGGTTTACTCTTCCAACGCCACACTGACGGTTGGGGCTACAGCCGTGCTTGCGTGGGGATATAACGGTTTCGGTCAGACAAATATTCCAGTCCAACTGACGAATGTGACAGCCATCGCCGCAGGAGGTTATCATAATCTCGCACTTACGGGCGACGGAAGTGTGATTGGTTGGGGTAGAAACTTGGAAGGACAGATTAACGTCCCTTCAAGCCTGACAAACGCCGTCGCAATATGTGGCGGAGAATATCACAGCATGGCGCTCCGCCGTGATGGCAGCGTGTGCTGCTGGGGTTGGAACCAGTATGGGCAAACCAATACGCCGATTGGATTGAGCAACGTCACTCAAATAGCCGCAGGTTTCGAACATAGCCTTGCTCTTAAAAAGGATGGGACAGTGATAGCGTGGGGGTACAATCAATTTGGCCAAACGAATATTCCCTCCGGATTGAGCAATGTAGTGGCCATTGCTGGAGGCGGCCTTCACAGTCTGGCTCTTAAAAGTGATGGAACTGTGGTAGCATGGGGGTATAATCAATTTAGCCAGACAAACGTTCCTCCTCAACTGAGCAACGTAGTGGCCATCGCCGGCGGGGAGAATCACAGTCTCGCGATCCAGAGTGATGGAACAGTGGTAATTTGGGGAGATAATCAACTCGAGCAGACCAACGTACCGCCAGGGATCTTGAATGCCGTTGCAATTGCAGGCGGTGAATCACACAGCATGGTACTTCAAGCAACTGGCTCGGTGGTCGTTTGGAAATACAATTATTTCGGTCAAACAAATATTCCAGTTGTTCTCACCAACGCGACAGCCATTGCCAGTGGTTTACAACACTGCTTAGCTCTCGTTAATGACGGTTCACCTTCCATTACTCGACAGCCATTAAATGTCTCAGCAGCCGGCGGAGCGGACGTGACGCTAAGCACCGGTGTGACTGGTCTGGGACCGCTTTCCTATCAATGGCAATTGAATGGAACCAATATTGCCGGGGCAACGAATCCTTCTCTGAGCATTCCGAATGTGGCGGTGGGAAACCAGGGCTCATATAGCGTGGTGGTGAGCAACATGTATGGCTCGGTGACGAGCAGCAATGCCGCTCTGACAGT
- a CDS encoding PQQ-binding-like beta-propeller repeat protein → MWLATAPTGISSSPAVAADGTIYTAAYNDTSLYAITPDQTNK, encoded by the coding sequence GTGTGGCTGGCCACTGCTCCGACTGGTATTTCCTCCTCTCCGGCTGTTGCGGCTGATGGCACGATCTATACTGCCGCGTACAATGACACTTCGCTGTATGCCATCACGCCTGATCAAACCAACAAATGA
- a CDS encoding sensor histidine kinase has product MTEENRHDPGLQLTAAQKTPHSTRGKLTIFFGMAPGVGKTYAMLQSARKEKDAGRDVVIGWVETHDSKETAELMQDLPLLAPRYATSDGVSVAQLDLETLLARRPQLALVDDLAHANVVDARHRKRYQDVLELLDAGIDVFTTLSVQHVASRADTVQQITGATVRDMVPDSVLDSAEIELIDISPGKLLERLSETTLRLSDYSQLAQSDFFRPGNLMALREMTLRLVAERVGQGVHDYMKTMQIQGPWKSGHRLLVAVGPNALAEQLIRWTRRLADSLNSPWIALYVEVPRPLNQEVQSRVTRNLSLARDLGAEVITTTDADVVKGLLRVAMQHNVTQVIVGEPLDVHGRKFSHSESIVRRLISESGEIDIHVVRADHGTPGKLSRQWKRLDRAPWKQYLAAIGAVLAVTLAAFLFTPLIGVHSTALIFLLTVVVLALFVQRGPSLLAAAMSAILWDYFFLPPVFAFRVSHIEDGMLLGMYFVVALVLGQLTARIRAQEEAERQREERATALYLLTRELAEGNNLDQMLQKMVRQMESVFKAQIAVLLQDPPNRLSRQAHSASAFQLSEPEHRVACWAFEHAQPAGAFTDNLPVADALYVPLTTATGTVGVMGLRFSQSFPPTMHQRTLLNTFSQQIALALDRLRLQQVSEKSKILAESERLTKTLLNSISHEIRTPIAAIQSAASNLVELNDAPLSEPQQSMVGEIQEATDRLNRLVGNVLEITRIESGHVKPRLSLCDVNDLVHVCIKETRKQLARHGVTVDLQPHLPLVPMDFVLIQQALSNLLSNAALHTRAGTSVRLTARVEQTEFVLSVADQGAGIPAEALPRIFDKFYRAPNAPAGGTGLGLSLVKGFVEAHGGSVLAQNDPKGGAIFAIRLPINQSPSNQPAL; this is encoded by the coding sequence GTGACTGAAGAAAATCGGCACGACCCTGGATTGCAATTGACGGCTGCTCAAAAAACTCCCCATTCCACGCGCGGGAAACTGACCATCTTTTTTGGAATGGCACCCGGTGTTGGAAAAACTTACGCCATGCTTCAGTCCGCTCGCAAGGAGAAGGATGCCGGGCGCGATGTTGTCATCGGCTGGGTGGAAACACACGACTCTAAAGAAACCGCAGAATTGATGCAGGACTTGCCGCTGCTGGCGCCCAGGTATGCAACTTCGGACGGAGTCAGTGTCGCTCAGCTGGATTTGGAAACACTGCTTGCCCGCCGTCCCCAACTCGCCCTGGTGGATGATTTGGCACACGCCAATGTCGTAGATGCCCGGCATCGCAAGCGTTATCAGGATGTGCTCGAACTTCTCGATGCGGGAATTGATGTCTTCACGACTCTGAGTGTGCAGCATGTCGCCAGCCGTGCCGATACAGTGCAGCAAATCACTGGAGCCACCGTGCGCGACATGGTGCCTGACAGTGTTCTGGACTCTGCCGAGATCGAACTGATTGATATTTCGCCGGGGAAACTCCTCGAGCGCCTGAGCGAAACAACTCTTCGATTGTCGGATTACTCCCAGTTGGCGCAGTCCGATTTCTTTCGACCCGGCAACTTGATGGCTTTACGTGAAATGACTTTGCGCCTGGTTGCGGAGCGGGTGGGGCAGGGGGTGCATGACTACATGAAAACCATGCAAATCCAGGGGCCTTGGAAATCAGGCCATCGTTTGCTGGTAGCGGTCGGACCCAATGCCCTGGCTGAACAGTTAATTCGGTGGACCCGCCGGCTTGCGGACAGCCTGAACTCTCCCTGGATAGCCCTTTATGTCGAAGTTCCTCGGCCGCTGAACCAGGAGGTTCAATCGCGCGTAACCCGAAATCTTTCGCTGGCTCGTGACCTTGGAGCCGAAGTCATCACCACTACGGATGCGGACGTCGTGAAGGGTTTGCTGCGCGTGGCCATGCAGCATAATGTCACCCAGGTTATCGTCGGTGAACCATTGGATGTTCATGGGAGGAAGTTTAGCCATAGCGAATCCATTGTCCGGCGGCTCATTAGCGAGAGCGGTGAAATCGATATCCATGTCGTGCGTGCGGACCATGGCACCCCGGGCAAGTTGTCTCGCCAATGGAAGCGTCTGGATCGAGCCCCTTGGAAGCAATATCTCGCCGCCATAGGCGCGGTACTGGCTGTGACTCTGGCAGCCTTCCTTTTTACTCCTTTAATCGGGGTTCACTCTACTGCACTTATTTTCCTCCTTACCGTGGTAGTGCTGGCTCTTTTCGTCCAACGTGGCCCGTCTTTGCTGGCCGCAGCCATGAGCGCCATCCTTTGGGATTATTTTTTTCTACCCCCTGTTTTTGCCTTTCGCGTCAGTCACATAGAAGATGGCATGTTGTTGGGAATGTACTTTGTTGTCGCACTTGTTCTCGGCCAACTGACTGCCAGAATTCGAGCGCAGGAGGAGGCCGAGCGACAGCGCGAGGAACGGGCCACGGCATTATATCTGCTTACACGCGAATTGGCCGAGGGCAACAATCTCGACCAGATGTTGCAAAAAATGGTCCGACAGATGGAAAGTGTCTTTAAAGCTCAAATCGCTGTGCTGTTGCAAGACCCGCCCAATCGGCTCAGCCGGCAAGCTCATTCCGCCAGTGCTTTTCAGCTCTCGGAACCGGAGCACCGCGTCGCTTGCTGGGCTTTTGAACATGCTCAGCCTGCCGGTGCCTTCACTGACAACCTTCCGGTCGCTGATGCACTTTATGTTCCACTCACAACCGCCACCGGAACTGTTGGCGTCATGGGGCTGCGTTTCAGTCAGTCTTTTCCGCCGACCATGCACCAACGAACCCTGCTTAACACATTTTCGCAACAAATCGCGCTCGCGCTCGACCGTCTCCGCCTGCAGCAGGTTTCGGAAAAATCCAAAATCCTCGCTGAGTCCGAGCGTTTGACGAAAACGCTTCTGAACTCCATTTCGCACGAAATCCGCACCCCCATTGCTGCCATCCAAAGCGCTGCCAGCAACCTCGTTGAACTGAACGATGCTCCTTTGTCCGAACCGCAGCAATCGATGGTTGGTGAGATTCAGGAAGCGACCGATAGGTTGAATCGTCTTGTGGGTAACGTGCTCGAGATCACCCGGATCGAATCGGGGCACGTCAAACCCAGGCTCAGCCTTTGTGATGTGAACGATCTGGTTCATGTTTGCATTAAAGAAACCCGCAAACAACTCGCACGCCATGGCGTCACAGTGGACTTGCAACCGCATTTGCCACTCGTTCCCATGGATTTCGTTTTGATTCAGCAGGCGCTCTCTAATCTTCTGTCAAATGCTGCTCTACACACGCGTGCTGGCACGAGCGTTCGTTTGACCGCGCGCGTGGAGCAGACCGAGTTCGTCCTTTCTGTGGCTGATCAAGGTGCTGGCATTCCTGCCGAAGCGCTTCCCCGGATATTTGATAAATTTTATCGTGCCCCCAATGCTCCCGCGGGCGGCACCGGCCTTGGACTCTCGTTGGTAAAAGGCTTTGTGGAAGCTCATGGCGGCAGCGTTCTCGCTCAAAATGATCCTAAAGGCGGTGCCATCTTTGCCATTCGTCTGCCAATAAACCAGTCTCCTTCCAACCAACCAGCTTTGTGA
- a CDS encoding response regulator: MINTDAKKHTVLIIDDELQIRRLLRVYLERNGYEVIEAPTGIDGIGEVARCHPDAVLLDLGLPDMDGLAVLKRLREWSQVPVLVVSVRGQDDDKIVALDNGADDYLTKPFSTGELLARLRVAHRHAQPSSPPAVFRARNLEVDLATRTVKVNGQKVKLTATEYSLLNMFVRHAGKVLTHGQVLREIWGPADADKTGYLRVYMAYLREKIELNPAEPELLITEPGVGYRLALQE; the protein is encoded by the coding sequence GTGATCAATACGGATGCCAAAAAACACACTGTTCTGATTATTGATGATGAACTCCAAATCCGTCGTCTGCTGCGTGTTTACCTGGAGCGAAATGGTTATGAAGTGATTGAAGCACCTACGGGAATCGACGGCATTGGTGAAGTTGCCCGGTGCCATCCGGATGCAGTGCTTTTGGATTTGGGTCTCCCTGATATGGATGGCCTGGCTGTGCTAAAGCGCTTGCGCGAATGGAGCCAGGTGCCGGTCCTGGTGGTATCGGTTCGCGGGCAGGATGATGACAAAATAGTCGCGCTGGATAACGGTGCCGATGATTATCTGACCAAACCGTTTAGCACCGGAGAGCTTCTGGCACGTTTGCGAGTGGCCCATCGCCACGCGCAGCCAAGCAGTCCGCCAGCCGTCTTTCGTGCCCGTAACCTGGAAGTTGATTTAGCCACGCGCACGGTAAAAGTAAACGGTCAAAAGGTAAAACTGACAGCCACCGAATATTCACTGCTGAACATGTTTGTGCGTCATGCCGGCAAAGTTCTGACGCACGGGCAGGTGTTACGTGAAATTTGGGGGCCGGCCGATGCGGATAAGACCGGGTATCTCAGGGTTTACATGGCTTATTTGCGCGAAAAGATCGAACTGAACCCTGCCGAACCCGAGCTTCTGATTACTGAGCCCGGTGTGGGTTACCGTTTGGCACTCCAGGAGTGA
- a CDS encoding P-II family nitrogen regulator, whose product MKKIEAIIKPFKLEEVKDALGEVGIEGMTVSEVKGFGRQKGHTEIYRGSEYTVDFLPKIKLELVVADDQLDAAVTAIVKSAKTGKIGDGKVFVSNVEDAIRIRTEEKGEKAV is encoded by the coding sequence ATGAAAAAAATAGAAGCCATCATAAAGCCCTTCAAACTTGAAGAGGTAAAGGACGCCTTGGGAGAGGTGGGTATTGAAGGTATGACTGTCAGCGAAGTAAAGGGATTCGGCCGTCAGAAGGGCCACACCGAAATCTATCGTGGCAGCGAGTATACCGTGGATTTTTTGCCCAAGATCAAACTGGAACTGGTAGTGGCCGATGATCAATTGGACGCGGCGGTTACCGCCATCGTCAAATCAGCCAAGACCGGCAAGATTGGTGATGGCAAAGTGTTCGTGTCAAACGTCGAGGATGCCATCCGCATTCGCACTGAAGAAAAGGGAGAAAAAGCTGTTTAA
- a CDS encoding ammonium transporter: protein MKKLILLTGLMVGMIVSGSSLLAADEPAAAPAAAAAATAPAAPALKEPNIEQRLADLEAYVNNGARSCDAATNISSKIAGPGPGHNAWMMTSSALVLFMTLPGLALFYGGLVRRKNVLSVLAQCLGITGLVAILWWVCGYSLVFARGSGGDATILGSLKTYAFLNGVDSIPNKDYASWVSHNVFSMYQMMFAIITPALIVGAIAERMKFSAILLFVTLWMFVVYFPLAHMIWGVDGYMNGVWNAAAKIKAIDFAGGTVVHMSSGWSALILCIILGKRIGFGKEPMPPHSMVLCMVGTGMLWVGWYGFNAGSAVAADSTAANAFITTTMATAVASFAWGMAEYVLRGKPSVLGFCSGAVAGLVVITPACGFVNTTGAMIIGVAAGLVPFFAVWKLKAWFGYDDALDTFGVHAVGGTMGAFLTGILAVPATLVDGKINPAAVNANLASNVDKYIYKGTLWLEQLKAMGLTIVMAVVGTVIIAYIVKAVVGLRPTPEVETAGLDLAEHGEEGYHGEGAM from the coding sequence ATGAAAAAATTGATACTCTTAACTGGACTGATGGTGGGGATGATCGTGTCGGGATCTTCACTTCTGGCTGCTGATGAACCCGCAGCCGCCCCCGCCGCGGCCGCTGCAGCAACAGCGCCTGCCGCACCTGCGCTGAAGGAGCCGAATATCGAACAACGGCTCGCTGATTTGGAAGCTTACGTGAACAACGGTGCTCGCTCCTGCGATGCGGCCACCAACATTTCTTCCAAGATTGCAGGTCCTGGTCCCGGCCATAACGCCTGGATGATGACAAGCTCGGCCCTCGTTCTTTTCATGACCCTGCCCGGCCTGGCTCTCTTTTATGGTGGCTTGGTCCGCAGAAAGAACGTGCTGTCCGTTCTCGCCCAATGCCTGGGAATCACCGGTTTGGTGGCGATTCTTTGGTGGGTTTGCGGCTACAGCCTGGTCTTTGCCAGGGGCAGTGGCGGTGATGCCACGATTCTCGGCAGCCTCAAGACTTATGCCTTCCTGAATGGCGTTGATTCCATCCCGAACAAGGACTACGCCTCCTGGGTTTCGCACAACGTCTTCTCCATGTATCAGATGATGTTCGCGATCATCACTCCCGCGCTGATCGTAGGCGCCATTGCTGAGCGCATGAAGTTTTCCGCCATTCTACTCTTCGTGACTCTCTGGATGTTCGTGGTTTATTTCCCCCTCGCTCACATGATCTGGGGCGTCGATGGCTATATGAATGGTGTTTGGAATGCAGCCGCCAAGATCAAGGCCATCGATTTCGCCGGTGGCACCGTGGTGCACATGTCCTCCGGATGGTCCGCTCTGATTCTTTGCATCATCCTGGGCAAACGCATTGGCTTCGGCAAGGAGCCCATGCCGCCACACAGCATGGTCCTTTGTATGGTTGGCACTGGCATGCTCTGGGTCGGTTGGTACGGCTTCAATGCTGGTAGCGCTGTGGCTGCCGACAGCACTGCTGCCAACGCCTTTATCACCACCACCATGGCGACTGCGGTTGCTTCCTTCGCCTGGGGCATGGCTGAATACGTCCTTCGCGGCAAACCCAGTGTGCTCGGTTTCTGCTCCGGTGCGGTCGCCGGTCTGGTTGTCATCACTCCCGCCTGCGGTTTCGTGAATACCACAGGCGCCATGATTATCGGCGTCGCTGCTGGTTTGGTTCCCTTCTTCGCGGTCTGGAAGTTAAAGGCCTGGTTCGGTTATGATGATGCCCTCGATACCTTCGGTGTTCACGCTGTGGGTGGAACGATGGGCGCTTTTCTCACCGGTATTCTGGCAGTGCCAGCGACTTTGGTTGATGGAAAAATTAATCCTGCCGCTGTGAATGCTAATCTCGCAAGCAATGTGGATAAATACATTTACAAAGGCACTCTCTGGCTCGAACAGCTTAAGGCCATGGGCTTGACGATTGTCATGGCGGTCGTGGGCACGGTCATCATTGCCTACATCGTCAAGGCAGTCGTGGGTCTCCGTCCAACGCCGGAAGTCGAAACCGCCGGTCTTGATCTGGCCGAACACGGGGAAGAAGGTTATCACGGCGAAGGTGCAATGTAA
- the glnA gene encoding type I glutamate--ammonia ligase, with amino-acid sequence MANENVKAATPKGVIDLAKKQGARMVDIKFVDTFGTWQHFSVPVAELTEEVFAEGFGFDGSSIRGWKSIEASDMLAMPDPGTAFIDPFCAVPTLSLTCTIAETGTKEAYNRDPRGIAQRGEKYLASTGLADTAVFGPEAEFFIFDNVQYDHKANGTFYSVDSEEAIWNSGRDEMPNLGYKTRYKEGYFPVAPTDTQQDIRTEMCLVMEQLGIKVERQHHEVATAGQAEIDFRFDTLVKTADTMMLYKYIIKNVARKHGKTVTFMPKPLFGDNGSGMHTHQSLWKKGKPLFAGKEYAGLSEMALYYIGGILKHAKALCAICNPTTNSYKRLVPGYEAPVNLAYSARNRSAAIRIPTFSESPKAKRIEYRPPDPAANPYLAYTALLMAGLDGVLNKIDPGEPLDKNIYELPPEELKKVPNVPGSLGEALDHLEKDHEFLLKGDVFTKDFLEMWVTHKRKEHDALRLRPHPYEFFLYYDV; translated from the coding sequence ATGGCAAACGAAAACGTAAAAGCAGCGACTCCCAAGGGAGTCATCGATCTGGCCAAGAAGCAGGGGGCCCGGATGGTAGACATCAAGTTTGTGGATACCTTCGGCACCTGGCAGCACTTCAGCGTGCCGGTGGCCGAACTCACCGAGGAGGTCTTTGCCGAGGGCTTTGGCTTTGACGGCTCCTCCATCCGGGGCTGGAAGAGCATAGAAGCCTCCGACATGCTGGCCATGCCGGACCCGGGCACGGCCTTCATTGATCCCTTCTGCGCGGTCCCCACCTTAAGCCTGACCTGCACCATTGCCGAGACCGGCACCAAGGAGGCCTACAACCGGGATCCCCGCGGGATTGCCCAGCGGGGGGAAAAGTACCTCGCCTCCACCGGGCTGGCCGACACGGCCGTCTTTGGTCCCGAAGCCGAGTTCTTCATCTTTGACAACGTGCAGTATGACCACAAGGCCAACGGCACCTTCTACAGCGTGGATAGCGAGGAGGCCATCTGGAACAGCGGGCGCGATGAAATGCCCAACCTGGGCTACAAGACCCGCTACAAGGAGGGCTACTTCCCCGTGGCCCCCACCGACACCCAGCAGGATATCCGCACCGAAATGTGCCTGGTCATGGAGCAGTTGGGCATCAAGGTCGAGCGCCAGCACCATGAAGTGGCCACGGCCGGGCAGGCCGAAATTGACTTCCGCTTTGACACGCTGGTCAAGACGGCCGACACGATGATGCTCTACAAGTACATCATCAAGAACGTCGCCCGCAAGCACGGCAAGACCGTGACCTTCATGCCCAAGCCCCTCTTTGGGGACAATGGCTCCGGGATGCACACCCACCAGTCCCTCTGGAAGAAGGGCAAGCCCCTCTTTGCGGGCAAGGAATACGCCGGGCTCTCCGAGATGGCCCTCTACTATATTGGGGGCATTCTCAAGCACGCCAAGGCGCTCTGCGCCATCTGCAACCCCACCACCAACAGCTACAAGCGTTTGGTGCCCGGGTATGAGGCGCCCGTGAACCTGGCTTACTCGGCCCGCAACCGCAGTGCGGCCATCCGCATCCCCACCTTCAGCGAGAGCCCCAAGGCCAAGCGCATTGAGTATCGCCCGCCGGACCCGGCCGCCAATCCGTACCTGGCCTACACGGCCCTGCTCATGGCGGGCCTGGACGGGGTGCTCAACAAGATTGATCCCGGTGAGCCCCTGGACAAGAACATCTATGAGCTGCCGCCCGAGGAGCTCAAGAAGGTGCCCAATGTGCCCGGCAGCCTGGGGGAGGCCCTGGACCACCTGGAGAAGGACCACGAGTTCCTGCTCAAGGGGGATGTGTTTACGAAGGACTTCCTGGAAATGTGGGTCACCCACAAGCGCAAGGAGCATGATGCCCTGCGCCTGCGCCCGCATCCCTACGAATTCTTCCTCTACTACGACGTGTAG